Proteins from a single region of Phyllopteryx taeniolatus isolate TA_2022b chromosome 10, UOR_Ptae_1.2, whole genome shotgun sequence:
- the LOC133485098 gene encoding BEN domain-containing protein 4 isoform X2, whose translation MDGHMRPADEGPSAVKMNRLHWKCASIEPSLFTDARQFTFQPGQHFPFQTQNQLKPRHHHQRFPGEGRPSCGVPTSTSAEAAGGVALGTRQRRAIVGIAESTLPAGRPKQESPVCAFGITSENRLILDAFAKECSRVLSLLNNGRLLEPSPSVPSSVKMEEGSGTIHGSKPEESSSSSSTEPEEEAQQSHLNQQQTSAVLRIFTDSLHSYLLSGQQKQPRLVLGLDEEQCHSGEPGSEVSPPRRTQVGWGSPTPSDSYGHPSSTLPEEEDEESCCPRCLELEQEVLSLQQENEELRNKLDTVPVPCQNVLDYFKNVVEFRNQLVSPIPEEPLTEEEQQTIFEGSKQLLENYPLFITNKQWEEAVNSSKKDGRRLLRYLIRFIFTTDELKFSCGLGKRKRSVHLREPGLERRPLNPVKVSCLREFIRMHCASNPDWWMPSEEQINKVFSDAVGHARQGRAVGTFLGGGGGASVLYLDSFDGHLSQDELYLKGCHNGQLD comes from the exons ATGGACGGGCACATGCGGCCCGCCGACGAAGGCCCCTCCGCGGTCAAGATGAATCGCCTCCACTGGAAGTGCGCCTCCATCGAGCCTTCGCTTTTCACCGACGCTCGACAGTTCACGTTCCAGCCCGGGCAGCATTTCCCTTTCCAGACGCAGAACCAGCTGAAGCCCCGCCACCACCACCAGAGGTTCCCCGGCGAGGGCAGGCCCAGCTGCGGGGTCCCGACATCCACCTCCGCGGAGGCGGCGGGCGGCGTTGCTCTCGGTACCCGGCAGCGGCGCGCCATCGTCGGCATAGCGGAGTCCACACTCCCCGCTGGACGACCGAAGCAGGAATCTCCAGTCTGCGCGTTCGGGATCACTTCAG AGAACCGACTCATCTTGGACGCCTTCGCCAAGGAGTGCAGCCGAGTGCTCAGCCTACTCaacaatgggcggctgctggaACCCTCGCCGTCCGTCCCCTCCAGCGTCAAGATGGAGGAAGGTTCCGGCACCATTCACGGCTCCAAACCTGAGGAGagttcctcctcctcgtccactGAGCCAGAAGAGGAAGCGCAACAAAGCCATTTGAACCAACAACAGACCTCTGCTGTTCTGCGCATCTTCACAGACTCCCTGCACAGCTATCTCCTCTCAGGGCAGCAGAAACAGCCTCGTCTTGTTTTGGGCTTGGATGAGGAGCAGTGCCACTCAGGCGAGCCTGGTTCCGAGGTGTCACCCCCGAGACGCACCCAAGTGGGCTGGGGCTCCCCGACGCCGTCCGACTCGTACGGACACCCTTCATCCACGCTGCcggaagaggaggacgaggagagCTGCTGCCCGCGTTGCCTGGAACTGGAGCAGGAAGTGCTGTCACTGCAGCAGGAGAACGAGGAACTCCGCAACAAGTTGGACACCGTCCCAG TTCCCTGTCAAAATGTTCTTGACTACTTCAAGAATGTTGTTGAGTTTCGCAACCAGCTGGTGTCACCGATACCAGAGGAGCCGCTCACTGAG GAAGAACAACAAACAATCTTTGAG GGAAGCAAGCAGCTGCTGGAGAACTACCCGCTCTTCATCACCAATAAGCAGTGGGAAGAGGCGGTCAACTCCTCCAAGAAAGACGGCCGGCGGCTGCTGCGCTACCTGATCCGCTTTATCTTCACCACCGACGAGCTCAAGTTCTCGTGCGGCCTGGGCAAACGGAAGCGCTCGGTCCACTTGAGAGAGCCGGGCTTGGAGAGACGACCGCTCAACCCCGTCAAAGTCAGCTGCCTCAGAG AGTTTATCCGGATGCACTGCGCCTCTAACCCAGACTGGTGGATGCCTTCGGAGGAGCAGATCAATAAAGTTTTCAGCGACGCCGTAGGCCATGCTCGGCAAGGCCGCGCCGTGGGCACTTTCCTGGGGGGCGGAGGAGGTGCTAGCGTCCTCTACCTGGACAGCTTTGACGGACACCTGTCGCAGGACGAGCTCTATTTGAAAGGTTGTCACAATGGCCAGTTGGACTGA
- the LOC133485098 gene encoding BEN domain-containing protein 4 isoform X1 translates to MDGHMRPADEGPSAVKMNRLHWKCASIEPSLFTDARQFTFQPGQHFPFQTQNQLKPRHHHQRFPGEGRPSCGVPTSTSAEAAGGVALGTRQRRAIVGIAESTLPAGRPKQESPVCAFGITSENRLILDAFAKECSRVLSLLNNGRLLEPSPSVPSSVKMEEGSGTIHGSKPEESSSSSSTEPEEEAQQSHLNQQQTSAVLRIFTDSLHSYLLSGQQKQPRLVLGLDEEQCHSGEPGSEVSPPRRTQVGWGSPTPSDSYGHPSSTLPEEEDEESCCPRCLELEQEVLSLQQENEELRNKLDTVPVPCQNVLDYFKNVVEFRNQLVSPIPEEPLTEVRLKSKSESLYVLRLFEVKLHIPSLQEEQQTIFEGSKQLLENYPLFITNKQWEEAVNSSKKDGRRLLRYLIRFIFTTDELKFSCGLGKRKRSVHLREPGLERRPLNPVKVSCLREFIRMHCASNPDWWMPSEEQINKVFSDAVGHARQGRAVGTFLGGGGGASVLYLDSFDGHLSQDELYLKGCHNGQLD, encoded by the exons ATGGACGGGCACATGCGGCCCGCCGACGAAGGCCCCTCCGCGGTCAAGATGAATCGCCTCCACTGGAAGTGCGCCTCCATCGAGCCTTCGCTTTTCACCGACGCTCGACAGTTCACGTTCCAGCCCGGGCAGCATTTCCCTTTCCAGACGCAGAACCAGCTGAAGCCCCGCCACCACCACCAGAGGTTCCCCGGCGAGGGCAGGCCCAGCTGCGGGGTCCCGACATCCACCTCCGCGGAGGCGGCGGGCGGCGTTGCTCTCGGTACCCGGCAGCGGCGCGCCATCGTCGGCATAGCGGAGTCCACACTCCCCGCTGGACGACCGAAGCAGGAATCTCCAGTCTGCGCGTTCGGGATCACTTCAG AGAACCGACTCATCTTGGACGCCTTCGCCAAGGAGTGCAGCCGAGTGCTCAGCCTACTCaacaatgggcggctgctggaACCCTCGCCGTCCGTCCCCTCCAGCGTCAAGATGGAGGAAGGTTCCGGCACCATTCACGGCTCCAAACCTGAGGAGagttcctcctcctcgtccactGAGCCAGAAGAGGAAGCGCAACAAAGCCATTTGAACCAACAACAGACCTCTGCTGTTCTGCGCATCTTCACAGACTCCCTGCACAGCTATCTCCTCTCAGGGCAGCAGAAACAGCCTCGTCTTGTTTTGGGCTTGGATGAGGAGCAGTGCCACTCAGGCGAGCCTGGTTCCGAGGTGTCACCCCCGAGACGCACCCAAGTGGGCTGGGGCTCCCCGACGCCGTCCGACTCGTACGGACACCCTTCATCCACGCTGCcggaagaggaggacgaggagagCTGCTGCCCGCGTTGCCTGGAACTGGAGCAGGAAGTGCTGTCACTGCAGCAGGAGAACGAGGAACTCCGCAACAAGTTGGACACCGTCCCAG TTCCCTGTCAAAATGTTCTTGACTACTTCAAGAATGTTGTTGAGTTTCGCAACCAGCTGGTGTCACCGATACCAGAGGAGCCGCTCACTGAGGTGAGGTTAAAATCAAAGTCTGAGAGTCTGTATGTTTTGAGGTTGTTTGAAGTAAAATTGCATATTCCTTCTTTGCAGGAAGAACAACAAACAATCTTTGAG GGAAGCAAGCAGCTGCTGGAGAACTACCCGCTCTTCATCACCAATAAGCAGTGGGAAGAGGCGGTCAACTCCTCCAAGAAAGACGGCCGGCGGCTGCTGCGCTACCTGATCCGCTTTATCTTCACCACCGACGAGCTCAAGTTCTCGTGCGGCCTGGGCAAACGGAAGCGCTCGGTCCACTTGAGAGAGCCGGGCTTGGAGAGACGACCGCTCAACCCCGTCAAAGTCAGCTGCCTCAGAG AGTTTATCCGGATGCACTGCGCCTCTAACCCAGACTGGTGGATGCCTTCGGAGGAGCAGATCAATAAAGTTTTCAGCGACGCCGTAGGCCATGCTCGGCAAGGCCGCGCCGTGGGCACTTTCCTGGGGGGCGGAGGAGGTGCTAGCGTCCTCTACCTGGACAGCTTTGACGGACACCTGTCGCAGGACGAGCTCTATTTGAAAGGTTGTCACAATGGCCAGTTGGACTGA